GTTTTGATTTTCTGACTTTAAAAAACAAAATTTTAATTTTTTTAATAATATTATTATTTTTAAAGTCAAAACCCTGGAGGATGAATCCTCCAGACCGCCTCTTTTTTTTCAATAGTCAAATTTTTCTGTTTTCCCAGGGATAGGCCAGGGCGGAGAGGCGGAATCCGATATCTCCATCCGACCGGCCCGGATGATACCGATCCCTGGCCCCGGACCGCACCCGCCAATCCGGCGATAGCCACGATCCACCCCGCAACACCCGTTCGCCCGCTTTTTCTTCGTCGCAATACGGATTGTCCTGTGGCGAGCGGGCGTAGAAATCCGCCGCGAACCAGTCTCTCACCCATTCGTGCGCATTGCCATGCAGATCATATACCCCCCAGGCGTTGGGAGGATAACGATCCACCGCTGTGGTGCCCCCCTGTTGACCCGCGAAATTGGCCTCTTGGGAGGTGATCACCTCTCCGCCGTGAAAACGGGTCTCTCCCCCGGCCCGACAGGCCCGCTCCCATTCGGCTTCGGTGGGCAAACGCACCAGTCGGTGACAACGCCAGGAGAGCCATTCGGCAAACTCCAGCGCATCGTCGTGGGAGACATTCACCACCGGATGCTCATCCGTCTGCTCAAACCCCGGACTCTCCCAGTTGCTGCCCTCCCGCCGCTCGCACCGGCCCGACTCCGATACATATGGATTGGCCCATCCCTCCCGGTCCGCCGTGGTCTGATAGCCGGAATCCCGCACGAAAAATCGAAACTGTCCCCGGGTCACCGGAAAACGCGCCATCCAGAAACCATCCACCGTCACCGGGTGCCGTGGGGTGCAACGCTTTTCGGACGCTTGCGTCACCCGGTCCCCATGATCCGCATCCGCCGCGTGCAAACCCATGGCAAACCCACCCGGCGGAATCCAGACGAACTCCATGGAAAATCCCCGATAGCGGGCGATCCATATCCGTGGATGCGCTTCCGGGGTCCGGTCGATCCCCAGGGCAAGCAATCCGTCCAGCCGACACCGCATCTGCGCCAGTGCCTTTGCCAAGGGCCAACGCTTGACGTGATTCTTGGCCAACAGGCCCGCCAGCAGTTCCCGCAACGCCTCGGGACACCCTTCGGGAATCCATACCGGCTCTGGTGCCCGTTGCCCCCGGGCCACAATGATTGAAATGCCATTGTAGGCCGGCTGTCCAAACAACATGAAATATAATGTCATGCCCAGGGAATAGACATCCGACACCAGATAACGCCGTTTTTTCCAGACCTCCGGCGCGGTATACCGGGAGGTACCGGAAAAACGCGGGGCATGATGTCCCTTCCAGGACTCTGCCAATCCCCAATCCGCCAGAAACCAGTGAATGACTCCGGCCTCATCCTGGTGCCCCAGGATGTTGTCCGGTTTGATGTCCCGATGGACCAGCGGGGGTTGCAGGGCATGGGCAAAGGTGAGGGCCTCGGCCACCCGCGTCAGAATGGTCAACGCCTCGCGTTCGTCCAGAGCCCCCTTGGCGCGCACGTAGTGCTTCAGATCGCCACTGTCCAGAAACGGCGTCACCAGACAGGCGCAGCCATCCGGTTCGATCCAGTACTCCCGCATGGGCAGCACAAAAGGCGCGTCACGCAAGCGTTGCAGGTTTTCCGACTCCCAACGCAATACC
Above is a window of Magnetococcales bacterium DNA encoding:
- a CDS encoding SUMF1/EgtB/PvdO family nonheme iron enzyme, with protein sequence MALVLTTKKGAATPTGSSTVGNGRYLLEEKIGAGAFAEVFRARCVGETGFFAVKRASDAVGRRVLRWESENLQRLRDAPFVLPMREYWIEPDGCACLVTPFLDSGDLKHYVRAKGALDEREALTILTRVAEALTFAHALQPPLVHRDIKPDNILGHQDEAGVIHWFLADWGLAESWKGHHAPRFSGTSRYTAPEVWKKRRYLVSDVYSLGMTLYFMLFGQPAYNGISIIVARGQRAPEPVWIPEGCPEALRELLAGLLAKNHVKRWPLAKALAQMRCRLDGLLALGIDRTPEAHPRIWIARYRGFSMEFVWIPPGGFAMGLHAADADHGDRVTQASEKRCTPRHPVTVDGFWMARFPVTRGQFRFFVRDSGYQTTADREGWANPYVSESGRCERREGSNWESPGFEQTDEHPVVNVSHDDALEFAEWLSWRCHRLVRLPTEAEWERACRAGGETRFHGGEVITSQEANFAGQQGGTTAVDRYPPNAWGVYDLHGNAHEWVRDWFAADFYARSPQDNPYCDEEKAGERVLRGGSWLSPDWRVRSGARDRYHPGRSDGDIGFRLSALAYPWENRKI